One Mycolicibacterium pulveris genomic region harbors:
- a CDS encoding MspA family porin, translating into MKAIGRVGLVFVIAVAVLFAATGTSHATMDNELSVVDGTDRTLTIQQWDTHLEGVTPMDRNRLTREWFHAGRAKYSVKGPKAKSFRGKLELGYQIGFPWSLGVGMSFRYTTPNVLLDNAPLVLGPLDALGYGFITTPNLLPGATISADLGNGPGIQEVATFSVNVKGPKGAVAVSNAHGTVTGAAGGVVLRPFARLISSDGDSVTTYGEPWNMN; encoded by the coding sequence ATGAAGGCAATTGGTCGAGTCGGGCTCGTGTTCGTCATCGCTGTCGCGGTATTGTTCGCAGCCACCGGCACCTCCCACGCAACGATGGACAACGAACTCAGCGTGGTCGACGGCACGGATCGGACGCTGACCATCCAGCAGTGGGACACGCACCTCGAGGGCGTCACCCCGATGGACCGCAACCGGCTGACCCGCGAGTGGTTTCATGCCGGTCGCGCCAAGTACAGCGTGAAAGGGCCGAAGGCCAAATCGTTTCGCGGCAAGCTAGAACTGGGCTATCAGATCGGCTTCCCGTGGTCGCTGGGCGTCGGCATGAGCTTCCGCTACACCACGCCCAACGTGCTGCTCGACAACGCGCCGCTGGTGCTCGGCCCCCTAGACGCGCTGGGCTACGGCTTCATCACCACGCCGAACCTGTTGCCGGGCGCGACGATCAGCGCCGACCTCGGCAACGGCCCCGGCATTCAAGAGGTCGCGACGTTCTCGGTGAACGTCAAGGGGCCCAAAGGCGCTGTCGCCGTGTCCAATGCGCACGGCACGGTGACCGGTGCGGCCGGCGGCGTCGTGCTGCGCCCGTTCGCCCGGCTGATCTCCTCAGACGGCGACAGCGTCACCACCTACGGCGAGCCGTGGAACATGAACTGA
- a CDS encoding ABC1 kinase family protein, giving the protein MSTTKQRDVAKLDRVPLPVEAARMGATGWQVTRTGARVVSTLAGKGSLQQKIIKQIPKTFADLGPTYVKFGQIIASSPGAFGEPLSREFRSLLDRVPPADPKQIQKLFREELGDEPANLFKSFDEKPFASASIAQVHYATLHSGEEVVVKIQRPGIRRRVAADLQILKRGARLVEFAKLGQRLSAQDVVADFADNLAEELDFRLEAQSMDAWVSHMHASPLGKNIRVPQVFWDLTSERVLTMERINGTRIDDVANIRKKGFDGTELVKALLFSVFEGGLRHGLFHGDLHAGNLYVDDDGKIVFFDFGIMGRIDPRTRWLLRELVYALLVKKDHAAAGKIVVLMGAVGTMKPEAEAAKDLEKFATPLTMSTLGDMSYAEIGKQLSALAEAYDVKLPRELVLIGKQFLYVERYMKLLAPKWQMMSDPQLTGYFANFMVEVSREHDNELDSEVQA; this is encoded by the coding sequence ATGAGTACGACTAAACAGCGCGACGTCGCGAAGCTGGATCGGGTCCCGTTGCCCGTCGAGGCTGCGCGCATGGGAGCGACGGGTTGGCAGGTAACCCGCACCGGCGCGAGGGTCGTCAGCACGCTGGCCGGCAAAGGCTCGCTGCAGCAGAAGATCATCAAGCAGATCCCCAAGACGTTCGCCGATCTGGGGCCGACATACGTCAAGTTCGGCCAGATCATCGCGTCGAGCCCCGGCGCGTTCGGCGAGCCGCTGTCGCGGGAGTTCCGCAGCCTGCTCGACCGGGTGCCGCCGGCCGACCCCAAGCAGATCCAGAAGCTGTTCCGCGAGGAACTCGGCGACGAGCCCGCCAACCTGTTCAAGAGCTTCGACGAGAAGCCGTTCGCCAGCGCGTCGATCGCGCAGGTGCACTACGCGACCCTGCACTCCGGCGAAGAGGTCGTCGTCAAGATCCAGCGCCCCGGCATCCGTCGTCGCGTCGCCGCCGACCTGCAGATCCTCAAACGCGGCGCGCGGCTGGTGGAGTTCGCCAAGCTGGGCCAGCGCCTGTCCGCGCAGGACGTCGTCGCCGACTTCGCCGACAACCTCGCCGAGGAACTGGACTTCCGGCTCGAGGCGCAGTCGATGGACGCCTGGGTGTCGCACATGCACGCCTCCCCGCTGGGCAAGAACATCCGTGTGCCGCAGGTCTTTTGGGACCTCACCAGCGAGCGCGTGCTGACGATGGAGCGCATCAATGGCACCCGCATCGACGACGTGGCCAACATCCGCAAGAAGGGTTTCGACGGCACCGAGCTCGTCAAGGCGCTGCTGTTCAGCGTGTTCGAGGGCGGCCTGAGACACGGCCTGTTCCACGGCGACCTGCACGCGGGCAACCTCTACGTCGACGACGACGGCAAGATCGTCTTCTTCGACTTCGGCATCATGGGCCGCATCGACCCCCGCACCCGTTGGCTGCTGCGCGAACTCGTCTACGCCCTGCTGGTGAAGAAGGACCACGCCGCGGCGGGCAAGATCGTCGTGCTGATGGGCGCGGTGGGCACCATGAAGCCCGAGGCCGAGGCCGCCAAGGACCTGGAGAAGTTCGCCACGCCGCTGACCATGTCGACGCTGGGCGACATGAGCTACGCCGAGATCGGCAAGCAGCTGTCCGCGCTGGCCGAGGCCTACGACGTCAAGCTGCCCCGCGAGCTGGTGCTGATCGGCAAGCAGTTCCTCTACGTGGAGCGCTACATGAAGCTGCTGGCCCCCAAGTGGCAGATGATGTCCGACCCGCAGCTCACCGGGTACTTCGCCAACTTCATGGTCGAGGTGTCCCGCGAGCACGATAACGAGCTCGACAGCGAGGTTCAGGCCTAG
- a CDS encoding cyclopropane mycolic acid synthase family methyltransferase, with product MSDNSSGTKDLTPHFEDIQAHYDLSDDFFGVFQDPTRKYSCAYFTGPNVTLSEAQVANVDQHLDKLDLKPGMTLLEVGCGWGLTLQRAMEKYGVNVIGLTLSKNQKAYCDQLLSKVDSTRTFDVRLEGWEQFHSPVDRIVSIEAFEHFGFERYDDFFKTCFEIMPDDGRMTIQSSVGYHPYDLAARGKKLTFEMARFIKFMITEIFPGGRLPTTQMMVEHGEKAGFVVPEPLSLRNHYIKTLGIWADRLERNKDAAIAATDEENYNRYMRYLKGCQYYFIDEGIDVSLVTYLKPGAAA from the coding sequence ATGTCTGACAACTCATCCGGCACTAAGGATCTGACGCCGCATTTCGAGGACATTCAGGCCCATTACGACCTGTCGGACGACTTCTTCGGCGTCTTCCAGGACCCGACGCGCAAGTACAGCTGCGCGTACTTCACGGGGCCGAACGTGACGTTGTCGGAGGCGCAGGTCGCCAACGTCGATCAGCACCTCGACAAGCTCGATCTCAAGCCGGGGATGACGCTGCTGGAGGTCGGCTGCGGCTGGGGCCTGACGCTGCAGCGGGCGATGGAGAAGTACGGCGTCAACGTCATCGGCCTGACGCTGAGCAAGAACCAGAAGGCCTACTGCGACCAGCTGCTGAGCAAGGTCGACAGCACCCGGACCTTCGACGTGCGGCTGGAGGGCTGGGAGCAGTTCCACTCCCCCGTCGACCGGATCGTGTCGATCGAGGCGTTCGAGCATTTCGGCTTCGAGCGCTACGACGACTTCTTCAAGACCTGCTTCGAGATCATGCCCGACGACGGCCGGATGACGATCCAGAGCAGCGTCGGCTACCACCCGTACGATCTGGCCGCGCGGGGAAAGAAGCTGACCTTCGAGATGGCCCGCTTCATCAAGTTCATGATCACCGAGATCTTCCCGGGCGGGCGGCTGCCGACCACCCAGATGATGGTCGAGCACGGCGAGAAGGCCGGCTTTGTGGTGCCCGAGCCGCTGTCGCTGCGCAACCACTACATCAAGACGCTCGGCATCTGGGCCGACCGGCTCGAGCGCAACAAGGACGCGGCCATCGCGGCCACCGACGAGGAGAACTACAACCGCTACATGCGGTACCTCAAGGGCTGCCAGTACTACTTCATCGACGAGGGCATCGACGTCAGCCTGGTCACCTACCTGAAGCCGGGCGCCGCGGCGTAA
- a CDS encoding cation-translocating P-type ATPase, translated as MTVRGASTGQTGRVDSLAATVASDPSLRDPADVAAELNVDPAVGLSSAEAARRLREDGPNELRAKPPVPLWRRLLAQFQHPLIYLLLGAVAISLIAWAAEGHEGVPIDATVIAAVVVLNAVLGLIQENRAETAVAALKSMTEAASTVLRDGELRTVPSHELVRGDILVLNEGDAVGADARLFSASALRVQEASLTGESEAVTKDPSTLPRRVPLGDRRGMVYKGTAVAQGVGRAVVTATGMATEMGAIAGLLEATEEEPSPLQREIAGVSRLLGITVVAIAVVVMVVTAAINDVDTVSEFVTVLLLGVSLAVAAVPEGLPAILSVVLAIGVQRMAARNAVVKQLHSVETLGSATVIASDKTGTLTKNEMTIQRIRTASGEIELTGVGYRPDGTALHDGGEITDPALATEASMVVAGGALANNAALYCRDDQWEIQGDPTEAAFLVAAHKLADATERTQRYHREGEIPFTSQRKMMSVFCRADDDRPALIAKGAPDVLLGRCAAMQVGDDVVPLDDARRERALADVDDLSRQAFRTLAVAYRRVDEAEVRDGVDEALEHDLIYLGVVGIIDPPRDEAADAIADARRAGIRVLMITGDHPGTAVRIAEDLGIVEAGASAITGQQLDELSGRELIDATAETSVYARVAPQHKLRIVDALQSQGHIVAMTGDGVNDAPALKSADIGVAMGITGTEVTKEAAKMVLGDDNFATIVAAVRQGRIIFDNIKKFVRYLLSSNMGEVFTVFFGVVFAGFIGLTAGPGEAVVVPLLATQILWINLVTDSTPALAMGVDPEIDDVMMRPPRRLTDRIIDRQMWTGILLIGLVMAAVTLLTMDMFLPGGLIEGSDSPEVARTAGFTTLVFAQLFNTFNSRSETTSAFHRLFSNPWLWGAVALGALAQIAVVQLPLLQAAFGTTGLDFAHWAAAIAMASAVLWFDELRKVVLRRRYSGRVLS; from the coding sequence ATGACTGTCCGCGGCGCCTCCACGGGTCAGACTGGTCGGGTGGATTCGCTCGCTGCCACTGTCGCATCCGACCCGTCGCTGCGCGACCCCGCCGACGTCGCCGCCGAGCTGAACGTCGACCCCGCCGTCGGGCTCTCCAGCGCCGAGGCCGCGCGCCGGCTCCGGGAGGACGGACCCAACGAGCTGCGCGCCAAGCCCCCGGTTCCGTTGTGGCGCAGGCTACTTGCGCAGTTCCAGCATCCGCTGATCTACCTGCTTTTGGGCGCCGTCGCCATCTCGCTGATCGCGTGGGCGGCCGAGGGCCACGAGGGCGTGCCGATCGACGCGACGGTCATCGCCGCCGTCGTCGTCCTCAACGCCGTGCTCGGCCTGATCCAGGAGAACCGGGCCGAGACCGCGGTGGCCGCCCTCAAGTCGATGACGGAGGCGGCCTCGACCGTGCTGCGCGACGGCGAGCTGCGCACGGTCCCCTCGCACGAACTCGTGCGCGGCGACATCCTCGTGCTCAACGAGGGCGACGCCGTCGGCGCCGACGCCCGGCTGTTTTCGGCCTCGGCGCTGCGGGTGCAGGAGGCGTCGCTGACCGGCGAGAGCGAGGCGGTCACCAAGGACCCGTCGACCCTGCCGCGTCGCGTCCCGCTCGGCGACCGCCGCGGCATGGTCTACAAGGGCACCGCGGTGGCGCAGGGCGTGGGCCGCGCGGTCGTGACCGCGACCGGGATGGCCACCGAGATGGGCGCCATCGCCGGGCTGCTCGAAGCCACCGAGGAGGAACCCAGCCCGCTGCAGCGGGAAATAGCCGGTGTCAGCAGGCTGCTCGGGATCACCGTCGTCGCCATCGCCGTCGTGGTCATGGTCGTCACCGCGGCCATCAACGACGTCGACACGGTATCGGAGTTCGTCACCGTGCTGCTGCTCGGCGTGTCGCTGGCGGTCGCCGCCGTGCCCGAAGGCCTACCGGCGATCCTGTCGGTCGTGTTGGCCATCGGCGTGCAGCGGATGGCCGCGCGCAACGCCGTCGTCAAGCAACTGCACTCGGTGGAGACGCTGGGCTCGGCCACCGTCATCGCCTCGGACAAGACCGGCACCCTCACCAAAAACGAGATGACCATCCAGCGGATCCGCACGGCCTCCGGCGAGATCGAGCTCACCGGCGTCGGCTACCGACCCGACGGCACCGCGCTGCACGACGGCGGCGAGATCACCGACCCGGCGCTGGCCACCGAGGCCAGCATGGTCGTCGCCGGCGGCGCGCTGGCCAACAACGCCGCGCTGTACTGCCGCGACGACCAGTGGGAGATCCAGGGCGACCCGACCGAGGCGGCGTTCCTCGTCGCCGCGCACAAGCTCGCCGACGCGACCGAACGCACCCAGCGTTACCACCGGGAAGGGGAGATCCCGTTCACCTCCCAGCGCAAGATGATGTCGGTGTTCTGCCGCGCCGACGACGACCGTCCCGCCCTGATCGCCAAGGGCGCACCCGACGTGCTGCTGGGGCGTTGCGCGGCAATGCAAGTCGGCGACGACGTGGTGCCGCTGGACGACGCCCGCCGTGAGCGCGCGCTCGCCGACGTCGACGACCTGTCGCGGCAGGCGTTCCGCACCCTGGCGGTCGCCTATCGGCGCGTCGACGAGGCCGAGGTGCGTGACGGTGTCGACGAGGCGCTCGAACACGACCTCATCTATCTCGGCGTGGTCGGCATCATCGACCCGCCCCGCGACGAGGCCGCCGACGCGATCGCCGACGCCCGCCGCGCGGGCATCCGGGTGCTGATGATCACCGGCGATCACCCCGGCACCGCCGTGCGGATCGCCGAGGACCTGGGCATCGTCGAGGCGGGCGCATCGGCGATCACCGGACAGCAACTCGACGAACTGTCCGGGCGCGAGTTGATCGACGCCACCGCCGAGACGTCGGTGTACGCGCGGGTGGCGCCGCAGCACAAGCTGCGCATCGTCGATGCGCTGCAGTCGCAGGGCCACATCGTGGCGATGACCGGTGACGGCGTCAACGACGCCCCGGCGCTCAAGTCCGCCGACATCGGCGTCGCGATGGGCATCACCGGCACCGAAGTGACCAAGGAAGCCGCGAAAATGGTTCTGGGCGACGACAATTTCGCCACCATCGTCGCCGCGGTGCGACAGGGCCGCATCATCTTCGACAACATCAAGAAGTTCGTGCGCTACCTGCTCTCGTCGAACATGGGCGAGGTCTTCACGGTGTTCTTCGGGGTGGTGTTCGCGGGCTTCATCGGGTTGACCGCCGGGCCGGGCGAGGCCGTCGTGGTGCCGCTGCTGGCCACCCAGATCCTGTGGATCAACCTGGTCACCGACTCCACCCCGGCGCTGGCGATGGGGGTGGATCCCGAGATCGACGACGTGATGATGCGCCCGCCGCGCCGGTTGACCGACCGCATCATCGATCGGCAGATGTGGACGGGCATCCTGCTCATCGGCCTGGTGATGGCCGCCGTGACGCTGCTGACCATGGACATGTTCCTGCCCGGCGGGCTGATCGAGGGTTCGGACTCGCCGGAGGTGGCGCGCACGGCGGGGTTCACCACGCTGGTGTTCGCGCAGCTGTTCAACACGTTCAACTCCCGCTCGGAGACCACCAGCGCGTTTCACCGGCTGTTCAGCAACCCCTGGTTGTGGGGGGCGGTGGCGCTCGGCGCGCTGGCGCAGATCGCGGTGGTGCAGCTGCCGCTGCTGCAGGCCGCGTTCGGCACCACCGGTCTGGACTTCGCGCACTGGGCCGCGGCGATCGCGATGGCATCCGCGGTGTTGTGGTTCGACGAACTGCGCAAGGTGGTCCTGCGCCGACGCTATAGCGGACGGGTTTTGTCCTAA
- a CDS encoding TetR/AcrR family transcriptional regulator, giving the protein MTSPTRWAGVPLTDRRAERRAQLVAAAFELFGEGGETAVSVRSVCRACGLNTRYFYESFADVDDLLGAVYDEVSSALAVAVSEAMEGAGESLRARTRAGIAAVLGFSSEDPRRGRVLFTDARSNPVLAARRAATQDQLREGVLTEGWRLHPDFDPVAAQVGAAMYTGAMAELAQQWLAGRLGTDLDAVVDYAVKMVLR; this is encoded by the coding sequence GTGACGAGTCCCACCCGATGGGCCGGCGTCCCGCTGACCGACCGGCGCGCCGAGCGCCGCGCTCAGTTGGTCGCCGCGGCCTTCGAGCTGTTCGGTGAGGGTGGCGAGACGGCGGTGTCGGTGCGCTCGGTGTGCCGCGCGTGCGGATTGAACACCCGGTACTTCTATGAGAGCTTCGCCGACGTCGACGATCTCTTGGGCGCGGTGTACGACGAGGTGAGCTCGGCGTTGGCTGTCGCGGTGAGCGAGGCGATGGAGGGGGCGGGGGAATCGCTGCGCGCGAGGACGCGGGCGGGGATCGCCGCGGTACTGGGGTTCAGCTCGGAGGATCCCCGGCGGGGGCGGGTGTTGTTCACCGATGCGCGGTCGAACCCGGTGCTGGCGGCGCGGCGGGCGGCGACGCAGGATCAGTTGCGCGAGGGCGTGTTGACCGAAGGCTGGCGCCTGCACCCGGATTTCGATCCGGTGGCCGCGCAGGTGGGCGCGGCGATGTACACCGGCGCGATGGCCGAGTTGGCGCAGCAGTGGCTGGCCGGCCGGTTGGGCACGGACCTGGATGCGGTGGTGGACTACGCGGTGAAGATGGTGCTGCGGTAG
- a CDS encoding DinB family protein codes for MPGMPAPAADERQTLLNVLAFQQNAFFAAAYGLTDEQARSTPSVSALSIGGLIKHAAGVQKGWTERAKYAPEFPPKDERPMAEIMAEYADQYVMHSHETLDGLLDQLEQQNAETLQVLGSVALDTPVPVPPEVPWFPKDVDHWDVRWVAMHLIEELSRHAGHADIIRESIDGATMYELMAAHEEWPETDFIKRWRPSA; via the coding sequence ATGCCAGGAATGCCCGCACCCGCAGCCGATGAACGACAGACGCTACTGAACGTCCTCGCGTTTCAGCAGAACGCGTTCTTCGCGGCGGCGTACGGCCTGACGGATGAGCAGGCGCGTTCCACGCCGTCGGTGAGCGCGCTGTCGATCGGCGGGCTGATCAAGCACGCGGCGGGCGTGCAGAAGGGGTGGACGGAGCGCGCGAAGTACGCGCCGGAGTTTCCGCCGAAGGACGAGCGGCCGATGGCAGAGATCATGGCCGAGTACGCCGACCAGTACGTGATGCACTCACACGAGACGCTCGACGGGTTACTGGACCAACTCGAGCAGCAGAACGCCGAGACGCTGCAGGTGTTGGGCTCGGTGGCGCTGGACACGCCGGTGCCGGTGCCACCCGAGGTGCCGTGGTTTCCCAAGGACGTTGACCACTGGGACGTGCGATGGGTGGCGATGCACCTGATCGAGGAGCTGTCCCGGCACGCCGGGCACGCCGACATCATCCGCGAATCCATCGACGGCGCAACGATGTACGAGTTGATGGCCGCCCACGAGGAGTGGCCGGAGACGGACTTCATCAAGCGCTGGCGCCCGTCGGCCTAG
- a CDS encoding alpha/beta fold hydrolase, which translates to MQVRSGIAKSGELDIFYEDMGDPNDPAVLLIMGLGAQLLLWRKEFCEKLVNQGLRVIRFDNRDVGLSSKLVGQHVQTPLVLRMIRSQLGLKSPAPYTLEDMADDAAALLDHLNIDRAHVVGASMGGMIAQVFAARHQARTKTLAIIFSSNNQALLPPPGPRHLLAILQRPKDSSPEAIVANAIRVNKIIGSPGYPRDEATLRAEAIEAYERAYYPAGIGRQFAAILGSGSLRRYDRQITAPTVVLHGKADKLMRPFGGRAVAKAIKDARLVLYDGMGHDLPEPLWDDIVGELKNNFSVR; encoded by the coding sequence ATGCAGGTCCGCAGCGGCATCGCCAAGTCGGGCGAGCTCGACATCTTCTACGAGGACATGGGCGACCCCAACGATCCGGCGGTTTTGCTCATCATGGGTTTGGGCGCCCAACTTCTGTTGTGGCGCAAGGAGTTCTGCGAAAAGCTCGTCAACCAAGGCCTGCGGGTCATCCGCTTCGACAACCGCGACGTCGGCCTGTCCAGCAAGCTGGTCGGCCAGCACGTGCAGACGCCGCTGGTGCTGAGGATGATCCGCTCCCAGCTCGGCCTGAAGAGCCCGGCGCCGTACACGCTCGAGGACATGGCCGACGACGCGGCCGCGCTGCTGGACCATCTGAACATCGACCGGGCGCATGTCGTGGGTGCGTCGATGGGCGGGATGATCGCGCAGGTCTTCGCGGCGCGGCACCAGGCCCGCACCAAGACCCTGGCGATCATCTTCTCGAGCAACAACCAGGCGTTGCTTCCGCCGCCGGGGCCGCGGCATCTGCTGGCGATCCTGCAGCGGCCCAAGGACTCCTCGCCGGAGGCGATCGTCGCCAACGCGATCCGGGTCAACAAGATCATCGGCAGCCCGGGCTATCCACGGGACGAGGCCACGCTGCGCGCCGAGGCGATCGAGGCCTATGAGCGCGCCTACTATCCGGCGGGCATCGGCCGGCAGTTCGCCGCGATCCTGGGCAGCGGCAGCCTGCGCCGCTACGACCGGCAGATCACCGCGCCGACGGTGGTGCTGCACGGCAAGGCGGACAAGCTGATGCGCCCGTTCGGTGGGCGGGCCGTTGCGAAGGCAATCAAAGACGCGCGGCTGGTGTTGTATGACGGCATGGGCCATGACCTGCCCGAACCCCTGTGGGACGACATTGTCGGCGAGCTCAAGAACAACTTCTCGGTTCGTTGA
- a CDS encoding DinB family protein, whose product MADQLDFHWTHQLRPRLDGLSDDEYFWEPVPGCWTVRRDGSIDFAYPPPEPAPFTTIAWRLAHVIVGVLAVRNYSHFGGPEASYETWRYATDAATALGQLDDAYARWIAGVRALSEEDLSRPVGPAEGPWSEHPMSVLVLHINREVIHHGAEIACIRDLYVHTTQR is encoded by the coding sequence ATGGCCGACCAGCTCGACTTTCACTGGACGCATCAACTGCGGCCCCGCCTCGACGGGCTCAGCGACGACGAGTACTTCTGGGAACCGGTGCCGGGGTGCTGGACGGTGCGTCGGGACGGGTCGATCGATTTCGCGTATCCGCCGCCGGAGCCCGCGCCGTTCACCACGATCGCGTGGCGGCTGGCGCACGTCATCGTCGGTGTGCTCGCGGTGCGGAATTACTCGCACTTCGGCGGCCCGGAGGCGAGCTATGAGACGTGGCGGTACGCGACCGACGCCGCGACGGCGTTGGGTCAGCTCGACGACGCGTACGCCCGCTGGATCGCGGGGGTGCGGGCGCTGTCCGAGGAGGATCTGAGCCGTCCGGTCGGGCCGGCGGAGGGGCCGTGGTCCGAGCATCCGATGTCGGTGCTGGTGTTGCACATCAACCGGGAAGTGATTCACCATGGCGCCGAAATAGCTTGTATCCGAGATCTTTACGTCCATACAACTCAGAGGTGA
- a CDS encoding cyclopropane mycolic acid synthase family methyltransferase, producing MAVKTRKLTPHFKDVQAHYDLSDEFFRLWLDPTQTYSCAYFERDDMTLEEAQLAKIDLALGKLNLQPGMTLLDVGCGWGSTMMRAIERYDVNVVGLTLSENQKAHVEEVFARSSSPRDKRVLLQGWEQFNEPVDRIVSIGAFEHFGFDRYDDFFTNAYAQLPDDGVMLLHTITALTLPQMADRGMPLTFDVARFVKFILTEIFPGGRLPSIEKVEDHSAKAGFTLARRQSLQPHYARTLDTWAAALEAHQDEAIAVQSPEVYDRYMHYLTGCAKGFRVGYIDVNQFTLHK from the coding sequence ATGGCAGTCAAGACCCGCAAGCTGACGCCTCACTTCAAGGACGTCCAGGCCCACTACGACCTGTCCGACGAGTTCTTCCGGCTCTGGCTGGATCCCACGCAGACCTATAGTTGCGCGTACTTCGAACGCGACGACATGACGCTGGAAGAGGCGCAACTCGCCAAGATCGACCTGGCCCTGGGCAAACTGAACCTCCAGCCGGGAATGACGCTGCTCGACGTCGGCTGCGGCTGGGGTTCGACGATGATGCGCGCGATCGAACGCTACGACGTCAACGTCGTCGGGCTCACCCTCAGTGAGAACCAGAAGGCTCATGTGGAAGAGGTCTTCGCGCGGTCATCGAGCCCTCGGGACAAGCGGGTCTTGCTGCAAGGGTGGGAGCAGTTCAACGAGCCCGTCGACCGGATCGTGTCGATCGGCGCGTTCGAGCACTTCGGGTTCGACCGCTACGACGACTTCTTCACCAACGCCTACGCGCAGCTACCCGACGACGGTGTCATGCTGCTGCACACGATCACCGCGCTGACCTTGCCGCAGATGGCCGATCGCGGCATGCCGTTGACGTTCGACGTGGCGCGGTTCGTGAAGTTCATCCTCACCGAGATCTTTCCGGGCGGTCGGCTGCCGTCCATCGAGAAGGTCGAGGACCACTCCGCCAAGGCCGGCTTCACGCTGGCGCGTCGCCAATCCCTGCAGCCGCACTATGCGCGCACCCTCGACACCTGGGCGGCCGCGCTGGAGGCTCACCAGGACGAGGCGATCGCTGTCCAATCGCCAGAGGTATACGACCGCTACATGCACTACCTCACCGGCTGCGCGAAAGGCTTCCGCGTCGGATACATCGACGTCAATCAGTTCACCCTGCACAAGTGA
- a CDS encoding oxygenase MpaB family protein: MFLPHQLVGQMLNKGFDQAVRRNFFKGMEFAAPVGDPGWFGPGSAVWHVHSHTYALIFGLQCAAYMERLDPSIYWMGMHHSRLVQRDENGVAIPKIDPKGALVRLGHSVAFFIGTAYGTTETAERLTQTVRAMHHTIKGTRPDGAPYDADDPDWLRWNYATVVWGLATAHELYHPNPLRGKKIDKYYGEFVRVGHALGGTDLPTTKAETAECLESYLPKLAVTHGTAMATGPNLPMPQAAVDWAIRDTMPKWAKQMIQHTDPNIVERTARRATVWGIINGLQAAAGTPPEFRQAQKRVKSGTTVTHTLPTYQPGDDPVRTREEIEHSFA; encoded by the coding sequence TTGTTCCTGCCGCACCAGCTCGTAGGCCAGATGCTCAACAAGGGTTTCGACCAGGCCGTGAGGCGCAACTTCTTCAAAGGCATGGAATTCGCCGCGCCGGTCGGCGACCCCGGCTGGTTCGGGCCGGGCAGCGCCGTCTGGCATGTGCACTCGCACACGTACGCGCTGATCTTCGGCCTGCAGTGCGCGGCCTACATGGAACGGCTCGACCCGTCGATCTACTGGATGGGCATGCACCACTCGCGGCTGGTCCAACGCGACGAGAACGGCGTCGCGATCCCCAAGATCGACCCCAAGGGCGCCCTGGTGCGGCTCGGCCACTCGGTGGCGTTCTTCATCGGCACCGCCTACGGCACGACCGAAACCGCCGAGCGGCTGACCCAGACCGTGCGGGCGATGCACCACACCATCAAGGGCACCCGCCCCGACGGCGCCCCCTACGACGCCGACGACCCCGACTGGCTGCGCTGGAACTACGCCACCGTCGTGTGGGGGCTCGCCACCGCCCACGAGCTCTATCACCCGAACCCGTTGCGCGGCAAGAAGATCGACAAGTACTACGGCGAGTTCGTCCGCGTCGGCCACGCGCTGGGCGGCACCGACCTGCCGACCACCAAAGCCGAGACCGCCGAATGCCTGGAGTCGTATCTGCCCAAACTGGCCGTCACCCACGGCACCGCGATGGCCACCGGCCCGAACCTGCCGATGCCGCAGGCCGCGGTCGACTGGGCCATCCGCGACACCATGCCAAAGTGGGCCAAACAGATGATCCAGCACACCGACCCCAACATCGTCGAGCGCACCGCCCGGCGCGCCACGGTGTGGGGCATCATCAACGGCCTGCAGGCCGCCGCGGGCACCCCGCCGGAGTTCCGCCAGGCCCAAAAACGGGTCAAGTCCGGCACGACCGTCACGCACACCCTGCCGACCTATCAGCCGGGCGACGACCCGGTACGCACCCGCGAAGAGATCGAACACAGCTTCGCCTGA